TTTGGATTAAGGGATTCTAACTTTTGAATCTCAAAGCGCACAAATTCCTTAAGCTCTGCAACCTTTAATGCTTCCTCTTGCAGTTTTTTAAGCGCAGCCTTTGCATCTAAAAATTGTGCAAAAGAATCCTTATAAGCCTGCAATAAAACCTTGTATTTAGAATCCTTAGAGGAACAAAAAGAATCAAAAATCAAAAATAAATTTTCTACACCTATCACATCGTCCGCTTTAGTGCTTAAATGCTTCAAAAAGGGGGCAAAAAGTGCTTGAACTTTCTTTTTAGGGACATTTTGCGCATTCAAAAAAAAGCGAATCTTGTCTTTTTTGGTCAAAGTCAAAATCATCTCTCCCTCATCAAAAAGCCCCTTAAACTCCTCTCCAAATCCTTGTAATTCCAAAGTTGCTTCTAAAACTTGCGCATTGCATTCACGCAAACCAAAAAGAGCAAGGATAGATTCCATAAGCACGGATTTCCCTGCTCCACTTGCCCCGCTAAAAACATTAAAATGCGCACTAGGGGAAAAAGTTATTTGTTTAAAAATTGGGGAATCTTTAATGGTGATTTGATGAAGGAGCAACTTTTGCATTATTCAAAATCTCCCCAATGGAATTTTTCTTTCAAGATTTTAAAATAATCCCAATGTGCATTATGAATCAGTTTCACGCCATTATCTTGAACGCGAATTGCGATTTTCTCACCAAACTTCAAGGGCTTGCTCTCTTGTCCATCAATTACTACATTGCAACGTCCTTGCTCACCAAGCTCTACTTGAATCTCAAAACTACTTGGTAAAATCAGCGGACGCTGTGTCAAAGAATGCGCACAAATGGGAGTTAAAAGCAAATTACGAGAAAAGGGATAAACCACCGCACCGCCTGCGCTAATATTATACGCCGTAGAACCCGTAGGTGTAGCGATAATCAATCCATCGCCATAATACGCATTAAAATATTCTCCATCAATATATGCTTTTAAATAAATCATAGAAGCTTCGTCTAAACGCGTAAGAATAATATCATTTAAGGCAAAAAAACTCGCATTATTCTTTTGATTGTTTTGTATTTTTCCCTCTAGCATCATATGATTTGCGATATTGTAATTTCCTGTTTTAAGATGAGGCAAAAAGGATTCCACTTCGTCTTTTTGCAAATCCGTAAGGAATCCCAAATGCCCCATATTAATGCCCAAAATTGGCTTACCAAATGCGAAAGAACGTCGTGCGGTTGAAATCAATGTGCCGTCTCCTCCAATGGAAATTAACGCATCGCATTGCATACAAAGCTCTTCAAAGTTCAACCCACGCATACCAATCATTCCCGCACTTAAAGAATCCAAAATAACATTAAAACCTAAATCCAAAGCCAAACTTTGGAATTCTAAAAAATAAGCTTTCAATTCCGGAGTTGAAGGGCGCAAAAACACGCCCAAAGTGTGAATGGGGGGATTTAAATTCATTTTATTCAACAAAATAAGCTTTAATGCTGTATCCGCGTTTATTTTCTAACTGCAAGCTTGGACCCTCAAACACTGTTGCATTAGGGATTTTGGCATTAATTGCACGAATCGCGTTCCACGCGCGGAAGCTTGCAAGTCCCTCTTGCTTAAGCTCTGGCGACAATCCACGATAAGGATTCGTATCTACGATTCCTTGCACTTCAAAGGCAACAACACGCTTATCTGCTTGCAATTCTTTATCTACTTTTGTCGCAATGGAGAGCAAGCAACTTTGTGGAATCTCCCAAGTTCCAACTCCCATAGAAAAACATTCGGTAATGATTTGTTTTTTAGGCTTAATTGTGTAGCGCAACCTAGCCATTGTATTGGAGTTTGCACTATTTGCGTTTTGCATTTCTTTGACAGATAAACTCAAGCTATCTACAGACTGCGAAAGCGTTGCAAGCTCTTTTTCTTTTTGATAAAGTGCTTCTTGTAGGCGTTTAATCTCCTCCTCTTTAGCAAACTCACTTATGGCTTCCCTTTGTGATTCTACGATTCCATTTTGCAAATTAGGTTGTGTTTGGAATCCCAATATTTCTTGTGCTTTGCTTAGTAAAGCTTCTCCACTAGGTTGTGTAAGAAAATAATATCCTCCACCAAAAATCAGCCCAACTAGCACGATAAGCAAAAACAAATACGCCAAAAAACGTCCTTTATTAGAATCTTCTTGGGAATCCTCTAAAGAATAT
This is a stretch of genomic DNA from Helicobacter ganmani. It encodes these proteins:
- a CDS encoding NAD(+)/NADH kinase, translated to MNLNPPIHTLGVFLRPSTPELKAYFLEFQSLALDLGFNVILDSLSAGMIGMRGLNFEELCMQCDALISIGGDGTLISTARRSFAFGKPILGINMGHLGFLTDLQKDEVESFLPHLKTGNYNIANHMMLEGKIQNNQKNNASFFALNDIILTRLDEASMIYLKAYIDGEYFNAYYGDGLIIATPTGSTAYNISAGGAVVYPFSRNLLLTPICAHSLTQRPLILPSSFEIQVELGEQGRCNVVIDGQESKPLKFGEKIAIRVQDNGVKLIHNAHWDYFKILKEKFHWGDFE